The Anabas testudineus chromosome 11, fAnaTes1.2, whole genome shotgun sequence genome has a segment encoding these proteins:
- the necap1 gene encoding adaptin ear-binding coat-associated protein 1, with amino-acid sequence MSHSFNSHINNSGVKMAAEGEYESILCVKPDVNVYRIPPRASNRAYRAADWKLDAPDWSGRMRITAKGKVAYIKLEDKVSGELFAQAPVKEYPGIAVETVSDSSRYFVLRIQDDSGRSAFIGVGFGDRGDAFDFNVALQDHFKWVKQENELNKSAQLGDSGPKLDLGFKEGQTITLNIGQGKKRDKPRPQSSGGFGLLPPPPGGKIAPPPSTGSSNHNIVSQTGGTATGCLLELDSSNSNTMVQSNPSSDLWGDFSAPASSVPPPSRPQNSANWIQF; translated from the exons ATGAGTCACAGCTTCAACTCCCACATCAATAACAGTGGAGTCAAGATGGCGGCTGAGGGCGAGTACGAGTCCATCCTGTGCGTTAAACCCGATGTCAACGTCTACCGCATCCCGCCGAGGGCTTCGAACCGCGCGTACAG GGCGGCTGACTGGAAGCTGGATGCACCCGACTGGTCTGGTCGGATGAGGATCACAGCTAAGGGCAAAGTGGCTTACATCAAACTGGAGGACAAAGTTTCAG GGGAGCTTTTTGCCCAGGCACCAGTTAAAGAGTATCCCGGTATTGCAGTGGAAACAGTCAGCGACTCCAGCCGATATTTTGTTCTGCGGATACAGGATGACAGTG GCCGCAGCGCTTTCATAGGCGTTGGCTTCGGGGACCGTGGGGACGCCTTTGATTTCAACGTGGCTTTGCAGGACCATTTCAA ATGGGTGAAACAGGAGAACGAATTAAATAAAAGTGCCCAGCTTGGGGATTCAGGACCAAAGCTGGACTTGGGCTTTAAAGAAGGACAAACCATCACACTCAACATAGGG CAAGGTAAAAAGAGGGATAAGCCCCGCCCACAAAGCTCAGGTGGGTTTGGActcctcccaccaccacctGGAGGGAAGATAGCCCCTCCTCCCTCAACTGGCTCATCCAATCACAACATAGTCTCCCAGACAGGCGGCACAGCGACAG GCTGCCTGTTGGAGTTGGACAGTAGTAACTCTAACACAATGGTTCAGTCAAATCCTAGTTCAGATCTTTGGGGAGACTTCTCTGCTCCTGCAAG CTCTGTTCCTCCGCCATCTCGACCACAGAACTCTGCAAACTGGATCCAGTTTTGA